One Paraburkholderia dioscoreae DNA segment encodes these proteins:
- a CDS encoding MarR family winged helix-turn-helix transcriptional regulator yields the protein MKTQRRELEKSDFEQLSEFRYQMRRFERFSEQAAQTEGITPLQYLLLLHIKGYPQRDWATIGELAERLQAQHHGVVALVSRCEALGLVKRKVSETDRRQVEVHLQKPGEKTLAKLATLHRAELKSLEGAFNVPQIDR from the coding sequence ATGAAAACCCAACGCCGCGAACTGGAAAAGTCCGATTTCGAGCAGTTGTCCGAGTTCCGCTATCAGATGCGGCGATTCGAACGCTTCTCGGAACAGGCAGCGCAAACCGAAGGCATCACGCCTTTGCAATATCTGCTGCTTCTGCACATCAAAGGCTACCCGCAGCGGGACTGGGCGACCATCGGCGAACTGGCCGAACGGCTGCAGGCCCAGCATCACGGCGTCGTGGCGCTGGTGTCGCGTTGCGAAGCGCTTGGCCTCGTCAAACGCAAAGTCAGCGAGACCGATCGCCGCCAGGTGGAAGTGCACCTGCAAAAGCCCGGCGAAAAGACGCTGGCCAAACTGGCAACGCTGCACCGTGCCGAACTGAAGTCGCTCGAAGGCGCGTTCAATGTGCCGCAAATCGACCGCTAG
- a CDS encoding chloride channel protein, translated as MTADTHKRDFAENRRLPGIALLAAGIGVISTLAAFVLLNLIHLFTNLFFFGALSFAERSPAQNTLGAWVVLVPVAGGLIVGLMARFGSEKIRGHGIPEAIEAILFGKSRMSPKVAILKPLSSGIVIGSGGPFGAEGPIIMTGGALGSLIAQCVRVSAAERKTLLVAGAAAGMTAVFGTPVAAVLLAVELLLFEWRPRSFLPVALACAVAGFARGALFGAGPLFPLETVPPGALSLFTCVIAGLLSGALAAGLSAALYKTEDLFGKLRIHWMWWPALGGLVVGIGGFIEPRALGVGYDVIGDLLHLHLALQVALALLLVKAVMWVVALGSGTSGGVLAPLLMLGAGLGVVLSHLMPGNDPALWPLVCMAATLGATLGAPLTAIVFAFGLTHDSNALLPLLAATLVAHGFATVVMRRSIMTEKIARRGYHIYREYGVDPLERHYVDEVMTRDVETIDAHSTIDETLARYFGPLQTHRAYPVIRDGVLTGVIDRTALERMSTAPDREGAATTLLELMQTRASVVALPCETCRLVATRLAVHGLERMPVVDDVNTRRIVGIVSRSDLVKPSLAHFDEEHKKERFRRLGTRAAKRRLSPLRRTG; from the coding sequence ATGACAGCCGATACCCATAAGCGCGACTTCGCCGAAAACCGCCGGCTGCCCGGCATCGCTTTGCTGGCAGCGGGCATCGGCGTCATCAGCACGCTGGCTGCTTTCGTGCTGCTGAATCTGATCCACCTGTTCACGAACCTGTTTTTCTTCGGCGCGCTTTCCTTCGCGGAACGCTCGCCGGCGCAGAACACGCTCGGCGCCTGGGTCGTGCTGGTGCCGGTGGCGGGCGGTCTGATCGTCGGACTGATGGCGCGCTTCGGCTCGGAGAAAATTCGCGGCCACGGCATTCCGGAAGCCATCGAAGCCATTCTGTTCGGCAAGAGCCGCATGTCGCCGAAGGTAGCGATCCTCAAGCCGCTGTCCTCCGGCATCGTGATCGGCAGCGGTGGGCCATTCGGCGCGGAAGGCCCCATCATCATGACGGGCGGTGCCTTGGGTTCGCTGATTGCGCAGTGCGTACGCGTGAGCGCCGCGGAGCGTAAAACGCTGCTGGTCGCCGGCGCCGCGGCCGGCATGACCGCGGTGTTCGGCACGCCGGTCGCGGCAGTGCTCCTCGCGGTCGAGCTGCTGTTGTTCGAATGGCGGCCGCGCAGCTTCTTGCCGGTCGCGCTCGCCTGTGCGGTGGCGGGTTTCGCGCGCGGCGCCCTGTTCGGCGCGGGACCGTTGTTTCCGCTCGAAACGGTGCCGCCTGGCGCGCTCTCGCTGTTCACCTGCGTGATTGCCGGCTTACTCTCGGGAGCGCTGGCAGCAGGCCTCTCCGCCGCGCTCTACAAGACCGAAGATCTGTTCGGCAAACTCAGGATCCATTGGATGTGGTGGCCCGCGCTCGGCGGACTCGTGGTCGGCATTGGCGGGTTTATCGAACCGCGCGCGCTCGGCGTGGGCTACGACGTCATCGGTGATCTGCTGCATTTGCATCTGGCCTTGCAGGTTGCGCTTGCGTTGCTGCTCGTCAAGGCCGTCATGTGGGTCGTCGCGCTCGGCTCGGGTACGTCGGGCGGGGTGCTTGCGCCATTGCTGATGCTGGGCGCCGGTCTCGGCGTGGTGTTGAGCCATCTGATGCCGGGCAACGATCCGGCGCTGTGGCCGCTCGTGTGCATGGCGGCCACGCTCGGCGCGACGCTCGGGGCGCCGCTGACCGCAATCGTGTTCGCGTTCGGCCTGACGCATGACAGCAACGCGTTATTGCCGCTACTCGCCGCAACGCTGGTCGCACACGGCTTCGCGACGGTCGTGATGCGCCGCTCGATCATGACGGAGAAAATCGCACGCCGCGGATATCACATCTACCGCGAATACGGCGTCGATCCGCTGGAGCGCCATTACGTCGACGAAGTCATGACACGCGACGTCGAAACGATAGACGCACACTCGACAATCGACGAAACGCTGGCGCGGTACTTCGGCCCGCTGCAAACGCATCGCGCGTATCCCGTGATTCGGGACGGCGTGTTGACCGGGGTTATCGATCGCACGGCTCTCGAACGCATGAGTACCGCTCCCGACCGCGAGGGCGCCGCGACTACCTTGCTCGAACTGATGCAGACGCGCGCGTCCGTCGTCGCCTTGCCCTGCGAGACTTGCCGGCTCGTTGCAACGCGTCTCGCGGTCCATGGCCTGGAACGCATGCCCGTGGTGGACGACGTGAACACGCGGCGAATCGTCGGCATCGTGTCGCGCAGCGATCTGGTGAAGCCGTCGCTCGCGCATTTCGACGAAGAGCATAAGAAGGAGCGCTTCCGGCGTCTCGGCACGCGCGCCGCGAAGCGTCGCCTTTCGCCGCTCCGCCGCACCGGCTGA